In Pseudomonas sp. p1(2021b), the genomic window GGTTGGTGCTGGACTTGAAGCGGGTATTGCCCAGGCCGTGCCAGCCGCCCTGGGCGACCATCAGCTTCTGGCCCGGGGTGACCAGGTCACCGATCACTTCCTGGGTCGAAGCGTCGATCACGGTGGTGCCGACCGGCACGCGCAGGAACAGGTCTTCACCCTTCTTGCCGGTGCAGTCGGTACTGCCACCGTTCTGGCCACGCTGAGCTTCGTGGTGGCGGGTGTAGCGGTAGTCGACCAGGGTATTGAGGTTCTCGTCGGCCACCATGTACACCGAGCCACCGTCACCACCGTCGCCACCATTGGGGCCACCGTTCTCGATGAACTTCTCGCGGCGGAAGCTCATGCAACCATTGCCGCCATCACCGGCTTTGACCCGGATCGATACTTCGTCAACAAACTTCATAAAAACCGCCTCTCGCCTTCCGACGAGCTGAATAGCTTGAACACCTGAGGCTCTTGCAAAAATGAGCGCGGCGGCCCCGTACGACCGTAGAAACCCACGCCGGCAGCCCATACAAACAGCTTTGCAAGAGGCTCACCACAAACGAAAAAGCCCCGTCGCATGACGGGGCTTCTGGAGCGACGTCGCGATTAGGCTGCGACGATGCTCACGTAACGGCGGTTGAACTCGCCTTTCTTCTCGAACTTGATCACGCCTTCGATCTTGGCGAACAAGGTGTGGTCCTTGCCCATGCCAACACCGTAGCCAGCGTGGAATTCGGTGCCGCGCTGACGGACGATGATGTTGCCCGGCTTGATGACCTGGCCGCCATACATCTTCACGCCAAGGCGTTTCGATTCTGAGTCGCGACCGTTACGAGTACTACCACCAGCCTTTTTGTGAGCCATGGTTCAATTCTCCAAATAAATTCAGGGGACCTAGGCGATTAAGCCTGGATACCGGTGATTTTGATCTCGGTGAACCACTGGCGGTGGCCCATGCGCTTCATGTGGTGCTTACGACGACGGAACTTGATGATGCGAACCTTGTCGTGAC contains:
- the rpmA gene encoding 50S ribosomal protein L27, coding for MAHKKAGGSTRNGRDSESKRLGVKMYGGQVIKPGNIIVRQRGTEFHAGYGVGMGKDHTLFAKIEGVIKFEKKGEFNRRYVSIVAA